A genomic region of Papaver somniferum cultivar HN1 chromosome 7, ASM357369v1, whole genome shotgun sequence contains the following coding sequences:
- the LOC113296464 gene encoding uncharacterized protein LOC113296464, with protein sequence MGGIKLDMSKSFDRIEWSFLKDILSQLGIHKDWIQLIDQCISTATISILLNGVSGETFKPTRSLRQGDPLSPYLFILCMEAFSCILYNAESQRKIYGIKATRSSPSISHLCFADDILLFLKARPAELRYLQSLLDQFSNASGQVVNLQKSAIFFNKKLSRSVCIQYAQILQMKSIGLGEKYLGLPLLMSRSRTQNCSFLRDKMQSKLQGWEGKMLTQAARSTQLQSVLGTMPLYLMHCLKVPQQTINNLDKVQRNYWWNHNASTRPRHYKNWSSLCLPKRYGGTSWVWQSICHGLQQVQRLCIWQVGDGKTINIWRHHWIPNSGGPLLHPEELNLSDYQYVAELLDEDNQSWKVELLQQLFTPDQVQQILTIPLDMTRKDKLVWPLTSTGHFTTKSVYNHLVKESQQNQPQYLQMPSKVWLQLWKLKIPYKLRRATIFPRWQTPPEGYFKINIDASMLPNCTIAGIAILIRDPAGRFVESMGLLQHARNITYQIISVSNKKICKGEIILILSYIKLGNSTHKMASELSSFECKSLTHTHT encoded by the exons ATGGGTGGGATCAAACTTGACATGTCCAAATCATTTGATCGAATTGAATGGAGCTTCCTGAAAGATATATTATCACAACTGGGAATCCATAAAGATTGGATTCAGCTAATTGATCAATGCATCTCTACGGCTACAATTTCTATTTTGTTAAATGGTGTCTCGGGTGAGACTTTTAAACCAACTAGAAGCCTTCGACAAGGTGACCCTCTCTCACCTTACTTATTTATACTGTGTATGGAAGCTTTCTCCTGTATTCTTTATAATGCAGAATCACAAAGGAAGATTTATGGCATCAAAGCAACAAGATCCAGTCCAAGCATCAGCCACCTGTGTTTTGCGGATGACATACTACTATTTCTTAAGGCCAGACCAGCAGAACTCAGGTATCTTCAGTCCTTACTAGACCAATTCAGCAATGCTTCTGGGCAAGTAGTAAACCTTCAGAAATCTGCAATCTTCTTCAACAAAAAGCTCTCAAGGTCTGTATGCATCCAATATGCACAAATACTTCAGATGAAATCTATAGGATTAGGGGAGAAATATTTGGGTCTGCCACTACTCATGTCTCGCTCAAGAACGCAAAATTGTTCATTTCTTAGAGATAAAATGCAATCTAAGCTACAAGGATGGGAAGGGAAAATGCTTACTCAAGCAGCTAGGAGTACTCAACTTCAGAGTGTACTAGGGACCATGCCTCTTTATCTGATGCACTGCTTAAAGGTTCCCCAACAGACTATCAATAATTTGGATAAAGTCCAACGTAATTACTGGTGGAATCACAATGCTTCTACACGTCCCAGACATTACAAGAACTGGTCCAGCTTATGTCTTCCGAAACGATATGGAG GAACTTCATGGGTCTGGCAAAGTATTTGCCATGGATTGCAGCAGGTGCAAAGACTTTGTATCTGGCAAGTGGGTGACGGTAAAACTATAAATATCTGGAGACATCATTGGATTCCTAATTCAGGCGGCCCATTATTACATCCAGAAGAGCTGAATTTGAGTGATTACCAATATGTTGCCGAGCTTCTAGATGAAGATAACCAATCTTGGAAAGTGGAGCTTCTCCAGCAATTGTTTACTCCGGACCAGGTGCAACAAATTCTCACTATCCCACTGGATATGACGAGAAAAGACAAACTTGTCTGGCCTCTAACCTCCACTGGACACTTCACCACCAAATCAGTTTACAACCATTTGGTTAAGGAGTCCCAGCAAAATCAACCACAATATCTGCAAATGCCATCCAAAGTTTGGCTGCAACTATGGAAATTAAAGATTCCATATAAACTG AGACGGGCTACTATATTTCCTCGTTGGCAAACGCCACCAGAGGGTTACTTTAAAATTAATATTGATGCTTCTATGTTGCCTAACTGTACAATTGCGGGAATTGCCATTCTAATTAGAGATCCTGCAGGGCGATTCGTGGAATCCATGGGACTCCTCCAGCATGCCAGAAATATAACTTATCAGATAATATCCGTTAGTAACAAAAAAATCTGTAAAGGTGAAATTATTCTCATACTGTCATACATAAAACTTGGAAACAGTACTCATAAGATGGCATCTGAATTGTCTTCATTTGAATGTAAGTCTCTTACTCAcacacatacatga
- the LOC113293707 gene encoding putative F-box protein At1g32420 isoform X1 has protein sequence MKISLYSFSITKFPISSNPKIGNFSNLPTDIVLDIITRLPTESILDCKLVCEPWKYLVSQHPSFYQTYLTHLNHSTADSGKLNFLVFSMHTCKLYHFDLDEKHDDEETPTHRTRRINFTLPFVCHICRIIGSINGLVCLYGGNDETVCVCNPFTREYVMLPKIYRKDHYVYWSCGFGYLPATNEYKVVVLNTLMGGFDFMEVVVYTLGSGNGWRTVETLDIHLAKVYIEFERGVFVNGAVHWRDRLGGKVLAFDLTKEKFSGLLSPPPCPSILREPSGIGIGVFGGVLYYATSQRRWCDIWLLKKKTDIGDMEEQVEHEPLDWSKEFSLPCSPRIDEPLAFTKTGSVLYFSPRSIRIYDAVASTPKTLVDFTRLSLFNRIFPHKVTLLSLKELGEENVQVMQPAAIEEAGTLDLASKHLAR, from the coding sequence ATGAAAATTTCTCTTTATAGTTTCTCTATAACAAAATTTCCCAtttcttcaaaccctaaaattgggAATTTCAGCAATCTCCCAACAGACATTGTCCTAGACATCATCACTCGCTTACCAACGGAATCCATACTAGATTGCAAGTTGGTTTGCGAGCCCTGGAAATATCTAGTTTCTCAGCACCCATCGTTCTATCAAACGTATTTAACTCATCTTAATCACTCTACTGCTGATTCTGGTAAGCTGAACTTTCTTGTTTTTTCTATGCATACCTGTAAACTTTACCATTTTGATCTTGATGAGAAACATGATGATGAGGAGACACCTACACATAGAACTAGAAGGATCAATTTTACACTTCCATTTGTATGTCATATTTGTAGGATTATTGGTTCGATTAATGGCTTAGTCTGTCTTTATGGAGGCAATGATGAGACTGTTTGTGTTTGTAACCCTTTTACCAGAGAATATGTTATGCTTCCAAAAATTTATCGCAAAGATCACTATGTTTATTGGTCTTGCGGATTTGGTTACCTTCCTGCAACTAATGAGTATAAAGTTGTTGTATTGAATACGTTAATGGGTGGATTTGATTTTATGGAGGTTGTGGTATACACTCTTGGCAGTGGCAATGGGTGGAGAACTGTTGAGACGCTGGATATTCATTTGGCCAAGGTTTATATTGAATTCGAACGTGGTGTCTTTGTGAATGGAGCTGTGCATTGGAGGGATAGACTAGGAGGAAAGGTTTTGGCATTTGATTTGACCAAGGAGAAGTTTAGTGGACTTCTTTCACCACCTCCTTGTCCATCAATCTTACGGGAGCCTTCTGGTATTGGTATAGGGGTGTTTGGCGGGGTTTTATATTATGCTACCAGTCAACGCAGATGGTGTGACATATGGCTGCTGAAAAAGAAGACGGATATTGGTGATATGGAAGAGCAGGTGGAACACGAGCCATTGGATTGGAGTAAAGAGTTCAGTCTTCCATGTTCTCCAAGAATCGATGAGCCATTAGCCTTTACCAAGACTGGCAGTGTTTTATATTTCAGTCCTAGGTCTATCCGCATTTACGATGCTGTAGCTTCAACGCCGAAAACACTTGTGGATTTTACTCGTTTAAGTTTATTTAATCGAATATTCCCTCACAAAGTCACCTTATTATCGTTGAAAGAACTAGGAGAAGAAAATGTGCAAGTAATGCAGCCAGCTGCAATTGAGGAGGCAGGAACCCTTGATTTGGCGTCAAAGCACCTAGCAAGATGA
- the LOC113293707 gene encoding uncharacterized protein LOC113293707 isoform X2 produces the protein MLPKIYRKDHYVYWSCGFGYLPATNEYKVVVLNTLMGGFDFMEVVVYTLGSGNGWRTVETLDIHLAKVYIEFERGVFVNGAVHWRDRLGGKVLAFDLTKEKFSGLLSPPPCPSILREPSGIGIGVFGGVLYYATSQRRWCDIWLLKKKTDIGDMEEQVEHEPLDWSKEFSLPCSPRIDEPLAFTKTGSVLYFSPRSIRIYDAVASTPKTLVDFTRLSLFNRIFPHKVTLLSLKELGEENVQVMQPAAIEEAGTLDLASKHLAR, from the coding sequence ATGCTTCCAAAAATTTATCGCAAAGATCACTATGTTTATTGGTCTTGCGGATTTGGTTACCTTCCTGCAACTAATGAGTATAAAGTTGTTGTATTGAATACGTTAATGGGTGGATTTGATTTTATGGAGGTTGTGGTATACACTCTTGGCAGTGGCAATGGGTGGAGAACTGTTGAGACGCTGGATATTCATTTGGCCAAGGTTTATATTGAATTCGAACGTGGTGTCTTTGTGAATGGAGCTGTGCATTGGAGGGATAGACTAGGAGGAAAGGTTTTGGCATTTGATTTGACCAAGGAGAAGTTTAGTGGACTTCTTTCACCACCTCCTTGTCCATCAATCTTACGGGAGCCTTCTGGTATTGGTATAGGGGTGTTTGGCGGGGTTTTATATTATGCTACCAGTCAACGCAGATGGTGTGACATATGGCTGCTGAAAAAGAAGACGGATATTGGTGATATGGAAGAGCAGGTGGAACACGAGCCATTGGATTGGAGTAAAGAGTTCAGTCTTCCATGTTCTCCAAGAATCGATGAGCCATTAGCCTTTACCAAGACTGGCAGTGTTTTATATTTCAGTCCTAGGTCTATCCGCATTTACGATGCTGTAGCTTCAACGCCGAAAACACTTGTGGATTTTACTCGTTTAAGTTTATTTAATCGAATATTCCCTCACAAAGTCACCTTATTATCGTTGAAAGAACTAGGAGAAGAAAATGTGCAAGTAATGCAGCCAGCTGCAATTGAGGAGGCAGGAACCCTTGATTTGGCGTCAAAGCACCTAGCAAGATGA